One Terriglobales bacterium genomic region harbors:
- a CDS encoding acetyl-CoA C-acyltransferase — MRKVVIASAVRTPVGRAYKGGLRATRPDDLAAVAIKGALARVPQLDAKEIEDVILGCAMPEAEQGMNVARIASLRAGLPVESSAMTINRFCSSGLQSIAMAAERIMSGGADVIVAGGVESMTMIPMGGNKVSANPWLIENYPDAYLSMGLTAERLAQRFGITREQADEFSLASHQKALAAIAAGKFNDELVSVPVSFTTPNGSKPKRIDIEFKIDDGPRADTSMEALSALKPAFHAKGTVTAGNSSQMSDGAAAAVVMSAERAQALGIKPLARYVAFATAGYKPEEMGIGPVYAIPKALKIAGLTLDQIDVIELNEAFAAQSLSVIKAGGLNPAKVNPNGGAIALGHPLGCTGAKLTASVIRELKRRNGKYGLVTMCVGGGMGAAGIFENIQ, encoded by the coding sequence ATGCGTAAAGTGGTTATAGCCAGTGCAGTGCGCACGCCAGTCGGTCGAGCATACAAAGGCGGTTTGCGTGCTACGCGTCCCGACGACCTGGCGGCAGTTGCCATTAAGGGCGCGCTTGCGCGGGTGCCGCAACTCGATGCGAAGGAAATTGAAGACGTGATCCTCGGCTGCGCGATGCCTGAGGCAGAGCAGGGGATGAATGTGGCACGGATCGCGTCCCTTCGTGCGGGACTTCCGGTCGAGTCTTCGGCGATGACCATCAATCGCTTCTGTTCTTCGGGATTGCAGTCGATTGCCATGGCCGCTGAGCGCATCATGTCGGGTGGAGCGGACGTGATTGTGGCAGGCGGCGTGGAATCGATGACGATGATCCCCATGGGCGGAAACAAGGTAAGTGCGAACCCGTGGCTCATCGAGAACTATCCGGACGCGTATCTCTCCATGGGACTTACCGCCGAGCGACTGGCACAGCGCTTCGGCATTACGCGTGAGCAGGCGGATGAATTCTCGCTGGCGAGTCATCAGAAAGCCCTGGCTGCGATTGCAGCGGGCAAGTTCAACGACGAACTCGTGTCCGTGCCAGTGAGTTTCACCACTCCAAACGGCAGCAAGCCGAAGCGCATCGACATCGAGTTCAAGATCGACGACGGTCCTCGCGCGGACACTTCCATGGAAGCACTGTCCGCCTTGAAGCCAGCCTTTCATGCCAAGGGGACAGTAACCGCCGGCAATTCCTCGCAGATGTCTGACGGGGCAGCAGCCGCAGTCGTAATGTCGGCTGAACGCGCGCAGGCACTTGGCATTAAGCCGCTGGCGCGCTACGTTGCATTTGCAACAGCAGGATACAAGCCGGAAGAGATGGGCATCGGTCCGGTGTACGCAATTCCCAAGGCTCTTAAGATTGCAGGTCTCACCCTCGATCAGATTGACGTGATCGAATTAAACGAAGCGTTCGCCGCACAGTCGCTTTCGGTTATTAAGGCTGGAGGACTAAATCCGGCGAAAGTGAACCCTAACGGCGGTGCCATTGCGCTGGGACATCCGCTAGGGTGCACGGGTGCGAAGTTGACGGCCAGCGTAATCCGCGAACTGAAGCGCCGGAATGGGAAATACGGATTGGTGACAATGTGTGTGGGTGGCGGCATGGGCGCAGCAGGAATTTTCGAGAATATTCAATAG